Proteins encoded by one window of Prevotella nigrescens:
- a CDS encoding DUF2795 domain-containing protein: MYWTLELASKLEDAPWPATKEELIDYAIRSGSPLEVLENLQEIEDEGEVYDSIEDIWPDYPSKDDFLWNEDEY; encoded by the coding sequence ATGTATTGGACATTGGAATTAGCATCGAAGCTGGAAGACGCACCATGGCCAGCAACAAAAGAGGAACTTATTGATTATGCTATTCGTTCAGGCTCTCCATTAGAAGTGTTAGAAAATCTTCAGGAAATAGAAGATGAGGGTGAAGTTTATGATAGCATTGAAGACATATGGCCCGATTATCCATCTAAAGACGACTTCTTGTGGAACGAAGATGAATATTAA
- a CDS encoding SUMF1/EgtB/PvdO family nonheme iron enzyme yields MKMKKNILNLCLGIIMLGTLSGCFAGKSASVPGKGGEVTGVGRGKSFREPTPYGMTLVKRGWLKMGLTDQDSLWGKATPVKDISVDGFWMDETEVTNSKYKQFVEWVRDSILRTRLADPAYGGDETYMITEDKNGNPVTPHLNWNKRLPRKPNEDEQRAFESLYTINPATGEKNLDVKQLNYRYEIYDYTAAALRRNRLNPSERNLNTDIEVDPNEVVMISKDTAYVDDEGKIHRETINRPLSGAWDFLNTYIVNVYPDTTCWVNDFRNSDNETYLRNYFSNATYNDYPVVGVTWEQANAFCAWRTEYLLKGLGKEARFVQRYRLPTEAEWEYAARGKNQDEFPWENQDVKNGNGCFYANFKPDRGNYTKDGNLITSRVGIYSANSNGLYDMAGNVAEWTGTVYTEAGVKAMNDLNPQLEYKAAKEDPYRLKKKSVRGGSWKDPESYIRSAWRTWEYQNQPRSYIGFRCVRSLASSSSTAAKEAKKSTKKRKTK; encoded by the coding sequence ATGAAAATGAAGAAGAACATATTAAATCTTTGTCTTGGTATTATTATGCTTGGCACACTTTCTGGCTGCTTTGCCGGGAAATCGGCTTCAGTGCCAGGCAAAGGAGGCGAAGTTACAGGTGTTGGTAGGGGAAAATCGTTCCGCGAACCTACTCCTTATGGTATGACTTTGGTTAAAAGAGGCTGGCTAAAGATGGGACTTACCGACCAAGACAGTCTTTGGGGCAAAGCAACACCAGTGAAAGATATATCTGTAGATGGCTTTTGGATGGACGAAACAGAGGTTACAAACTCTAAATATAAACAATTTGTAGAATGGGTACGCGATTCTATTCTTCGAACTCGTCTTGCAGACCCTGCATACGGAGGCGATGAAACATATATGATAACTGAAGATAAAAACGGAAATCCTGTAACCCCACACCTAAATTGGAATAAACGACTACCACGTAAACCCAATGAAGACGAACAACGGGCTTTTGAGAGTTTATATACTATAAATCCAGCCACAGGTGAAAAAAATCTCGATGTAAAACAACTAAATTATCGTTACGAAATATACGATTATACTGCAGCGGCACTTCGTCGCAATCGCTTAAACCCATCAGAACGTAATTTAAATACAGATATAGAAGTAGATCCCAACGAAGTTGTTATGATTTCGAAAGATACTGCATATGTAGACGATGAGGGGAAAATACACAGAGAAACTATCAACCGCCCATTATCGGGAGCATGGGATTTTCTAAACACATATATTGTAAATGTGTATCCAGATACAACTTGCTGGGTAAACGACTTTAGAAATTCGGATAATGAAACCTATTTACGCAACTATTTCAGCAATGCGACATACAACGATTATCCGGTTGTTGGCGTTACATGGGAACAAGCAAATGCTTTCTGTGCATGGCGTACGGAATATTTACTGAAGGGCTTAGGGAAAGAAGCCCGTTTTGTTCAACGCTATCGTTTACCCACAGAGGCTGAATGGGAATATGCAGCACGTGGGAAAAATCAAGATGAATTTCCATGGGAAAACCAAGATGTAAAGAATGGTAATGGCTGTTTCTATGCAAATTTCAAACCAGATAGAGGCAACTATACAAAAGATGGAAACCTGATTACCAGTAGGGTGGGAATTTATAGTGCGAATTCAAATGGATTATACGATATGGCAGGTAATGTGGCAGAATGGACTGGTACAGTTTATACTGAAGCCGGAGTAAAGGCTATGAACGACCTAAATCCACAATTGGAATACAAGGCAGCAAAAGAAGATCCATATAGATTAAAGAAAAAAAGTGTGCGTGGTGGTAGTTGGAAAGACCCAGAAAGTTATATCCGCAGTGCATGGCGTACGTGGGAATATCAAAATCAGCCACGTAGTTACATCGGTTTCCGTTGTGTACGTAGCTTGGCAAGTTCTTCAAGCACAGCTGCAAAAGAGGCGAAGAAAAGTACAAAGAAAAGAAAAACAAAATAA
- the gldL gene encoding gliding motility protein GldL: MTQYSKYNIIYRLQKWIDTVAGQTFLNYGYSWGASIVILGALFKLTHLPGANIWLFLGMGTEVIVFFLSAFDRPFDKTDDGKEIPVHFEEDEEDGESVETKAQEAVSTMHQPISSVNSVVEDIARQTIPSADKIAAAVVNQQSQIIANAEQQTPEMVEAQTNYVDALKSLTEMLGRVNDQSQRLTRDSEEMENLNRTLTGITKVYEMQLKGASQQIGTIDQINDQTRKMAQQIEQLNKVYARMIEAMTVNMRVASPNVSSQSVPEE; encoded by the coding sequence ATGACACAGTATAGCAAATACAATATTATATATCGTCTGCAAAAGTGGATTGATACAGTTGCAGGACAAACATTCCTAAACTACGGTTATAGCTGGGGAGCATCAATAGTCATTTTAGGTGCATTGTTTAAACTAACCCACCTTCCTGGAGCAAATATCTGGTTGTTTTTAGGTATGGGGACCGAAGTTATAGTGTTTTTCTTATCGGCTTTTGACCGTCCTTTCGACAAAACTGACGATGGAAAAGAAATACCTGTTCATTTTGAAGAGGACGAGGAAGATGGAGAAAGTGTTGAGACAAAAGCACAAGAAGCAGTATCTACAATGCACCAACCTATATCTTCTGTTAATTCTGTTGTAGAAGATATTGCTCGCCAGACAATTCCATCGGCGGATAAAATTGCAGCTGCAGTAGTTAATCAGCAAAGTCAAATTATAGCGAATGCAGAACAACAGACACCTGAGATGGTTGAGGCACAAACCAATTATGTTGATGCATTAAAGAGTTTGACCGAAATGTTAGGAAGAGTAAACGACCAAAGCCAACGTCTTACTCGCGATAGTGAAGAAATGGAAAATCTGAATAGAACCCTTACGGGCATTACTAAAGTTTACGAAATGCAATTGAAAGGCGCGAGCCAGCAGATTGGAACAATCGACCAGATTAACGACCAAACTCGGAAGATGGCACAACAAATTGAGCAACTTAACAAAGTATATGCACGAATGATAGAGGCAATGACCGTGAATATGCGTGTTGCATCGCCTAATGTTTCATCGCAATCTGTACCAGAAGAATGA
- the gldM gene encoding gliding motility protein GldM yields the protein MAIIKRKVSPRQKMINLMYVVLMAMLALNISTEVLNGFSIVEESLNRTTGNSSMENKAIFDELEQMMQKNPEKVKAWFAMASTVRNMSDSLFNYAQQLKIDIVKEADGKDGDPLNIKNKENLEAAGIVMLAPGTGQGHKLFDAINSYRERILRFVTDPLQKKIIASNLSTVVPHHSLNKNWEEYMFENMPTSAAVTLLSKLQSDIRYAEGEVLHTLVANVGLKDLRVNKLQAFVVPSQTRLYPGETLTAQMLMAAIDSTQQPQVYVNGQLVHGNKITLKAGAPGKHTISGYMLIKDLAGNVIRRNFAQDYWVTGGPKPESYISPDGMQKTPAFEGMATIAADLMNVLYAGFDNPITISIPNTGQNEIQASMSGGSLVSRGGGRFVARPTSVGNPVTISVSAKGRKIGEYKFRVRRLPDPAPYIAMGGDRFKSGSLSKAALMSASGIHAAIDDGLLDIPFTVTSFRTVFFDNMGNAVPLASNGSQFSTQQKEQFRHLSRNKRFYITNVIVHGPDGTTRTLNGRNMEVIVQ from the coding sequence ATGGCAATTATAAAAAGAAAAGTTTCCCCACGCCAAAAGATGATTAACTTAATGTACGTCGTACTTATGGCAATGCTTGCATTGAATATTTCAACGGAAGTTTTAAATGGCTTTTCTATTGTTGAGGAAAGTTTAAATCGTACTACGGGAAACTCTTCTATGGAAAACAAGGCTATCTTTGATGAACTTGAGCAGATGATGCAAAAGAACCCGGAAAAGGTGAAAGCTTGGTTTGCAATGGCTTCAACCGTACGGAATATGAGTGATTCGTTGTTTAATTACGCCCAACAATTAAAGATAGACATTGTAAAAGAAGCTGATGGAAAAGATGGCGACCCACTGAACATTAAAAATAAAGAAAACCTTGAGGCCGCAGGAATTGTTATGTTGGCACCAGGAACAGGACAAGGACACAAACTTTTTGATGCTATAAATAGTTATCGAGAACGAATACTTCGCTTTGTTACCGACCCTTTACAGAAAAAAATTATAGCAAGCAATCTTTCTACAGTTGTTCCACACCATTCTTTAAATAAGAATTGGGAAGAATATATGTTCGAAAACATGCCAACATCGGCTGCTGTTACACTGCTTTCAAAGTTGCAAAGCGATATTCGTTATGCCGAAGGCGAAGTTCTACACACACTTGTTGCCAATGTTGGATTAAAAGATTTACGTGTTAATAAACTACAGGCCTTTGTTGTACCAAGTCAAACACGACTTTATCCAGGAGAAACACTCACGGCGCAAATGTTAATGGCTGCAATTGACTCTACTCAACAGCCACAAGTTTATGTAAACGGACAACTTGTTCATGGCAATAAAATTACACTTAAAGCAGGTGCACCAGGCAAACATACCATTAGTGGTTATATGTTAATAAAAGATCTTGCAGGAAACGTAATACGCCGGAATTTCGCACAAGACTATTGGGTAACTGGTGGACCAAAACCAGAAAGTTATATTAGTCCTGACGGAATGCAAAAGACACCAGCCTTTGAAGGTATGGCTACAATAGCTGCCGATTTAATGAACGTGCTCTATGCTGGTTTCGACAATCCGATAACCATCAGCATTCCAAATACAGGTCAGAACGAAATTCAGGCTTCTATGTCGGGTGGTTCGTTAGTTTCTCGTGGTGGAGGTAGGTTTGTTGCACGTCCGACATCGGTTGGTAACCCTGTAACTATATCCGTTTCTGCGAAAGGAAGAAAAATTGGCGAATATAAATTCCGTGTGCGCAGGTTGCCAGATCCTGCACCTTATATTGCAATGGGAGGAGACCGCTTTAAGAGTGGCAGTTTATCTAAGGCAGCTTTAATGTCGGCTTCTGGAATACATGCTGCAATTGACGACGGTCTGCTCGATATCCCATTTACAGTTACAAGTTTCCGCACTGTTTTCTTCGACAATATGGGTAATGCTGTTCCGTTGGCAAGCAATGGTTCGCAATTCTCCACACAACAAAAAGAACAGTTCCGCCATCTCAGCCGTAACAAGCGTTTCTATATAACAAATGTTATTGTACATGGTCCTGATGGAACCACCCGCACGCTTAACGGACGTAATATGGAAGTAATAGTGCAGTAA
- the gldN gene encoding gliding motility protein GldN has product MKRIILIVCVATVAISAFAQPARRRIQQQGSRSNANTITTRAQISFPTSAPMEEDVVWRRDIYRELNLMEDANAGLYYPTEPIGSQMNLFCYIFKLMMMGPRNGGISAYEYRMDGNEVFTDSARIKPLQFLDNYHIYYERTDRGIRLDNSDIPSAEVKGYYLKESAYYDQGTSTFHRKVIALCPIMYRADDFGDGEVKYPLFWVKYDDLAPFLSKQTIMTSNLNNAATMSVEDYFTMNCYKGKIYKTTNMLGRTLAQYCTTDSAMTKEQKKIESELKEFEENIFGNTQKRDSLDSISAAKGNTKTVKARSRRTRRSAETIVTRSSRRSNSSGGTSNGAARVSVRRQRH; this is encoded by the coding sequence ATGAAACGAATAATCTTGATAGTATGTGTTGCCACAGTTGCAATAAGTGCCTTTGCACAGCCTGCGCGTCGTAGAATACAACAGCAGGGCAGCCGTTCAAATGCGAATACCATTACAACGCGTGCGCAGATTTCATTCCCAACTTCCGCTCCAATGGAAGAAGATGTTGTCTGGCGTCGCGATATTTATCGCGAACTTAACCTTATGGAAGATGCCAATGCAGGGTTATATTATCCGACAGAACCCATTGGCTCGCAGATGAATTTATTTTGTTACATCTTCAAATTAATGATGATGGGACCTCGCAATGGTGGAATTAGTGCTTACGAATACCGAATGGATGGTAATGAAGTGTTTACAGATTCGGCACGCATAAAACCATTGCAGTTCTTAGACAATTATCATATTTATTACGAACGCACAGATCGTGGTATTCGTCTCGACAATAGTGATATTCCATCGGCTGAGGTGAAAGGTTATTACCTAAAAGAAAGTGCTTATTACGACCAAGGAACATCTACTTTCCATCGTAAAGTTATTGCACTTTGCCCAATAATGTATCGTGCCGACGATTTTGGCGATGGTGAAGTCAAGTACCCGCTTTTTTGGGTGAAATACGACGATTTGGCTCCTTTTCTCTCAAAGCAGACTATTATGACGAGCAATCTGAACAATGCTGCTACAATGAGCGTGGAAGATTACTTCACAATGAATTGCTATAAAGGAAAGATTTACAAAACTACAAATATGCTCGGTAGAACGCTTGCACAATATTGCACAACAGACTCTGCCATGACGAAAGAGCAAAAGAAGATAGAGAGCGAATTAAAAGAGTTCGAAGAGAATATCTTTGGCAATACACAGAAACGCGACAGCTTGGACAGCATTTCTGCAGCGAAAGGTAACACAAAAACTGTAAAAGCTCGTTCCCGCCGTACTCGTCGTAGTGCAGAAACTATTGTAACTCGTTCTTCTCGCCGTTCAAATTCTTCTGGAGGAACATCTAATGGCGCCGCCCGTGTTAGTGTGCGTCGTCAACGACATTAA
- a CDS encoding porin family protein has protein sequence MKKAISLAILSIGLLISTSASAQDVKFGIKGGLNVTDMRLSTDLFSETNRMGGFIGPTVKFTLPIVGLGVDVSALYDFREAKLKDPSKQEKAVKQQQIAIPVNFRYSIGLGSMANAFLFAGPQWGINIGEKDFRWTKGSSYSLKNSNFSVNAGLGITLMNHLQISANYNIAMGKTADVKVLETVENAAGQLIGVKSKSRNNSWQIAVAYFF, from the coding sequence ATGAAAAAAGCAATCTCTTTGGCAATCCTTTCTATTGGATTGCTCATTTCAACATCGGCAAGTGCACAAGATGTTAAGTTTGGTATTAAAGGCGGTTTGAATGTAACTGATATGCGTCTTAGTACAGACCTCTTCAGCGAAACAAACCGTATGGGTGGATTTATAGGTCCTACTGTAAAATTTACTCTTCCTATTGTTGGCTTAGGAGTTGATGTTTCGGCGCTTTACGATTTCCGTGAGGCAAAGTTAAAAGACCCCTCAAAACAAGAAAAGGCAGTAAAACAACAGCAAATAGCAATTCCAGTAAACTTCCGTTATTCTATAGGTTTAGGCTCTATGGCCAATGCTTTTCTTTTTGCTGGTCCACAATGGGGAATAAATATAGGTGAAAAAGATTTTAGGTGGACGAAAGGAAGTAGCTATTCCTTAAAAAATAGCAACTTTAGTGTAAATGCTGGTCTTGGAATTACGTTAATGAACCATTTGCAAATTAGTGCAAACTATAATATAGCAATGGGAAAGACTGCTGATGTAAAGGTACTTGAAACGGTAGAAAATGCGGCAGGACAATTAATTGGTGTAAAGTCGAAAAGTAGAAATAACTCTTGGCAAATAGCCGTAGCTTATTTCTTTTAG
- a CDS encoding helix-hairpin-helix domain-containing protein, giving the protein MRNCILVLIFTLSCFAVNAQEQHEWQQLYDELMTEEEQEELMNEENYVLLCSLSTQPIDLNKATREDLEQLPFLTAKQVEDILAYIYQYHGMRSKGELLMIESLDATRCRLLSYFVTIGTDETLHFPKPSTILKRGKHNIVFTAKVPFYERKGDKNGYLGYPYAHSVRYKFSYSDYLQAGFVGAQDSGEPFFADQNTIGYDYYSFYAAVRKLGCIKTAVLGRYKVRFGQGLVINNDFSFGKTMFLLSQGRSFTNIRPHSSRAQADFLQGGAVMLTLTRNILLTAFTSYRKNDATLNDDGTVRTLLKSGYHRTPAEMERKNNISETAFGGNLQWNNNGFHVGLTALYSQFNRPLKPDVAQKYRADNPQGYGFLNIGASYGYINSRWNINGETAISGNGSFATLNTVSFQPSRQVSFTAIQRYYGAKYWALHANAFSEGGQMRNETGFLLGVNWTINRFLSVNAHSDYTHFPKPRYLASVASCSFDNFLSAIYTRRNISFLMRYRFKIRQKDNADHSRLMNEYAHRARLAFSFSQLKWNSKTQLDLAFNRYKTNSTGYMLSEFVSWQPLSWLKMSTNIGYFHTSDFASRLYIHERSLPYSFSFHAFYGKGLRGSIFVRTNLNKNLSTIFKIGSTHYFERKRISSGLQQTDSCTLSEMEIQLQWII; this is encoded by the coding sequence ATGAGAAACTGTATATTGGTGCTTATCTTTACCTTGTCTTGTTTTGCAGTGAATGCACAAGAACAACACGAGTGGCAACAACTTTACGACGAATTGATGACAGAAGAAGAACAGGAAGAACTAATGAATGAGGAAAATTACGTCCTGTTATGCAGCTTAAGTACTCAACCAATTGATTTGAACAAGGCTACTCGCGAAGATTTGGAACAATTGCCATTTCTTACTGCCAAGCAGGTGGAAGACATCTTGGCTTACATTTACCAATATCATGGTATGCGTTCGAAAGGAGAACTATTAATGATTGAGTCTCTCGATGCCACAAGGTGCAGATTGTTAAGCTATTTTGTAACGATAGGAACCGATGAGACGCTACACTTTCCCAAACCTTCTACCATTTTGAAACGTGGAAAGCACAATATTGTTTTTACGGCGAAAGTTCCTTTCTACGAACGCAAGGGCGATAAAAATGGATATTTAGGCTACCCTTACGCACATTCGGTGCGCTATAAATTCTCGTATTCCGATTATCTTCAGGCTGGTTTCGTTGGTGCACAAGATAGCGGCGAACCTTTTTTTGCAGACCAGAATACAATAGGGTACGATTATTATAGTTTTTATGCTGCCGTGCGCAAATTGGGCTGCATAAAAACGGCAGTCTTAGGACGATATAAAGTAAGGTTCGGACAAGGGCTTGTTATAAACAACGACTTTAGTTTCGGGAAAACTATGTTTCTTCTTTCGCAAGGACGTTCTTTTACAAATATCCGTCCACATTCTTCGCGAGCCCAAGCTGATTTCTTGCAAGGCGGAGCCGTCATGTTGACCTTGACTCGCAATATACTGCTAACGGCTTTTACATCTTATCGTAAGAACGATGCCACATTGAACGATGATGGAACTGTTCGGACACTGCTAAAATCGGGGTATCATAGAACACCTGCCGAAATGGAAAGGAAAAACAATATTTCGGAAACAGCGTTTGGAGGAAACCTACAATGGAACAACAATGGCTTTCATGTTGGGCTCACGGCACTGTATTCGCAATTCAACCGTCCGTTAAAACCAGATGTTGCACAAAAATATCGCGCTGATAATCCACAAGGCTACGGTTTCCTGAACATAGGTGCCAGCTATGGCTATATAAATTCGCGATGGAATATAAATGGCGAAACGGCAATAAGTGGAAATGGATCTTTTGCCACTTTAAATACGGTATCGTTCCAACCTTCACGGCAAGTTTCTTTTACTGCCATTCAACGATATTATGGTGCTAAATATTGGGCACTTCATGCCAATGCTTTTAGCGAAGGAGGACAAATGCGTAACGAGACTGGTTTCTTGCTGGGTGTAAATTGGACGATAAACAGGTTTCTTTCGGTGAATGCCCATTCTGACTATACTCACTTTCCGAAACCTCGCTATTTAGCTTCAGTGGCAAGTTGCTCTTTCGACAACTTCCTTTCGGCAATTTATACACGCAGGAATATTTCGTTTTTAATGCGCTATCGTTTTAAAATTCGCCAGAAAGATAATGCCGATCACAGCAGGCTGATGAACGAATATGCGCATCGGGCACGCCTTGCATTTAGTTTCTCGCAACTAAAATGGAACAGTAAAACACAGTTAGACCTTGCCTTTAATAGATATAAGACCAATAGCACAGGCTACATGCTGAGTGAATTTGTTTCGTGGCAACCGCTTTCGTGGTTAAAAATGTCAACCAATATTGGCTATTTCCATACTTCCGACTTTGCTTCACGCCTATATATACACGAACGCAGTTTGCCTTACAGCTTTAGTTTCCATGCCTTTTATGGAAAAGGGTTGAGAGGTTCCATTTTTGTTCGTACAAATCTGAATAAAAATCTGTCTACAATATTTAAGATAGGCAGTACCCATTATTTCGAGCGCAAACGGATTTCATCAG